In a single window of the Anabas testudineus chromosome 19, fAnaTes1.2, whole genome shotgun sequence genome:
- the LOC113156485 gene encoding kelch domain-containing protein 1-like: MDAAAERDAALSRLERSSHTAFTDNNLLYVWGGYQVVAGEDVMLPGDEIWLCDLDSGTWEHRKITGDIPPDLSGFCGSHANGKLYIFGGCDPTGYTNQMFSLDLTEQCYLWKKVTDTKGTTPSPRNKHSCWVHRDRLIYFGGYGCKTIGEVRNTPPSSFVVEEMSWMTIGDTLFRCWGWNNEVIVFDTHTATWSMPETRGPGPAPRGCHASALLGKKGYISGGVETAELDMFCLDLETWTWTQFDIRSSCAPLGRSMHTMTPISDHTLFIFGGLGVDGNTLNDAWQFNTQNRGWNKLTHPHNDKPRVCHTACLGNDNDVVVFGGSSNLCILMDSVAVLRAPSQNHCRDVIIFQTQPYSLFRLCEDFIGKNPELFGKQINWLPSKLSNKVKKRVTFFSNMQPVLTA, from the exons AtggatgctgctgcagagagagacgCAGCGCTGAGCCGGCTGGAGAGGAGCAGCCACACGGCGTTCACAGACAACAACCTGTTGTATGTCTGGGGAGGTTACCAG GTGGTTGCAGGAGAGGATGTCATGTTGCCGGGTGATGAGATATGGCTCTGTGATTTGGACAGTGGGACGTG GGAGCACAGGAAGATTACTGGAGACATCCCTCCAGACTTATCAGGCTTCTGCGGCTCTCACGCTAATGGAAAACTCTACATCTTTGGAGGATGTGACCCCACTGGATACACCAACCAA ATGTTCAGTCTTGACCTTACGGAGCAGTGCTACTTATGGAAGAAAGTGACAGACACGAAGGGAACGACGCCGTCGCCTCGTAACAAACACTCCTGCTGGGTGCACAGAGACAG attaatttattttggtgGCTACGGGTGCAAAACCATTGGGGAGGTACGAAACACGCCACCATCCAGCTTTGTCGTTGAAGAGATGTCCTGG ATGACAATTGGAGACACATTATTTAGGTGCTGGGGCTGGAACAATGAAGTTATTGTTTTTGATACGCACACTGCTACGTGGAGCATGCCGGAGACTCGA GGTCCTGGTCCTGCCCCCAGAGGCTGCCATGCCAGTGCCCTTTTAGGAAAGAAAGGTTACATCTCTGGTGGAGTG GAGACAGCAGAGTTGGACATGTTCTGCTTAGACCTGGAAACCTGGACCTGGACTCAATT TGACATCCGATCTTCCTGTGCACCACTTGGACGCTCTATGCACACCATGACGCCCATATCGGATCATACCCTCTTCATATTTGGCGGTCTTGGTGTGGATGGAAATACACTCA aTGATGCCTGGCAGTTTAATACACAAAACAGAGGATGGAACAAGTTGACACATCCCCACAACGACAAGCCCAG GGTGTGTCACACAGCGTGTCTGGGAAATGACAACGATGTTGTCGTGTTTGGGGGAAGCAGCAACCTGTGCATCCTCATGGACTCG GTGGCTGTTCTGAGGGCTCCATCACAAAATCACTGCCGGGATGTGATCATCTTTCAGACGCAGCCCTACTCCCTCTTCAG ATTGTGTGAGGACTTCATAGGAAAAAACCCCGAGCTGTTTGGGAAGCAGATAAATTGGCTGCCATCAAAACTGAGCAACAAGGTCAAGAAGAGAGTGACCTTCTTCTCCAACATGCAGCCAGTCCTGACGGCTTGA